A genomic window from Acinetobacter lwoffii includes:
- a CDS encoding LysM peptidoglycan-binding domain-containing protein: MYKPTAILWQPTLPTFLKYSVLGTALASLGLTGCSSTQSATQTASSKQVGSQYLDASSLDGLEDLLSATDMRAVEGDRLQILKHGDVWKRMTVGFKMDLSVWNPRIDAQRGWFISRQPYLDRLSARASRYLYYTVKEAERRGMPTELALLPIIESSYDPAATSSAAAAGLWQFIPSTGRIYGLKQTSLYDGRRDVVESTRAAYEFLGSLYNQFGSWELALASYNAGPGRIQQAINRNKAAGLPTDYWSLKLPQETMSYVPRFLAVAQIIKNPGSYGVSLPPIANRPHFREVPVGVASLNEIAAITGLSRAELYQLNPGHRGDHIDPASPRRILIPADLSPSVDEKLKKLSGSGGLWASNTNSLPRNTTTVVPTRAAPPELNTKTITPSKQTPPAVVSNQPATTVAKTTTPAKAASTPPVVTAAVSTATTANTVTQTTKKISTPKGSSALASFAAQSDLPIPSAPRIPVAVTPAAPAKQIQVEPPISAAERQQVQQAVIAQDIQKTVDEILQPVATPAEQAQVVEELKALAPAGTEIVDPYDGKIKLTAIQTSLSVAEQQGKELTKGFSYPKEVADNTTANSVEAKLNQGKNYVKTDSEVVVVAPKGKRSTYKVLPGDNLAMIAAKNGVNWRDVAKWNQIDPNSPLYVGTTIYLYDAKPVQEASKAKEKPETYVVQANDSLTSVATQFGFSVKQLADFNGLNSNSGLFVGQKLSLKDTGQSKAKVEDTKKAETVKVQTKSYTVKRGEYLKLIADRYGLSNAELASLTSGLTAGSSLMVGQKINVPLQEVEGLTASSQKTEQKFENVKVDQTATENYQVKRGETLYSIASQSKLSVSELAALNGLSANSGLRIGQTIKIPAGSQIPETYTVQSGDTLTGIAARYNLSMDQVASLNGMSRNAGLRVGQRLKLSGDVTEPVSEVVVETAAKNTKSDSHVVKSGETLSSIARQYHLQLQYLADLNGLNTNSTVRIGQRLKIEGDFPADKKVEGVKVAAKPVASKATESYTVKSGESLNVIASRLGISVTDLAQLNNLSPRAGLRVSQTIQIPKLVTDYKVKRGDTLIGLASRYGLNSNELAEMNDLKPNTQLRIGDVIKVPN; encoded by the coding sequence ATGTATAAACCAACCGCAATTTTGTGGCAGCCGACATTACCTACATTTTTAAAATATTCTGTACTGGGAACTGCACTTGCTTCCCTAGGACTGACGGGCTGTTCATCTACACAAAGTGCGACCCAAACAGCATCAAGCAAGCAGGTTGGATCACAATATCTGGATGCCAGCAGTCTGGATGGACTCGAAGATTTACTCTCTGCAACGGATATGCGTGCAGTCGAAGGCGACCGTTTACAGATTCTGAAACATGGTGATGTCTGGAAACGCATGACCGTGGGTTTCAAGATGGACTTAAGTGTCTGGAATCCGCGGATTGATGCGCAGCGTGGCTGGTTTATTTCACGTCAGCCTTATCTGGATCGCTTAAGTGCGCGTGCATCACGTTATTTATATTACACAGTAAAAGAAGCAGAACGCCGTGGCATGCCGACCGAGTTGGCACTGTTACCGATTATTGAAAGTTCTTATGACCCGGCAGCGACCAGTAGTGCGGCGGCAGCAGGTTTATGGCAGTTTATTCCAAGTACCGGCCGCATTTATGGTCTAAAGCAGACTTCTTTATACGATGGTCGTCGTGATGTAGTGGAATCGACCCGTGCAGCCTATGAATTTTTAGGCAGTCTGTATAACCAGTTTGGTTCTTGGGAATTGGCGCTCGCTTCTTATAATGCCGGCCCAGGCCGTATTCAGCAGGCGATTAACCGTAACAAAGCTGCAGGTCTGCCTACCGATTATTGGTCATTGAAACTACCACAAGAAACCATGAGTTACGTGCCACGTTTCCTGGCGGTTGCACAAATTATTAAAAATCCGGGCAGTTATGGGGTGAGTTTGCCACCGATTGCCAACCGTCCGCATTTTCGTGAAGTACCGGTCGGTGTTGCCAGTTTAAATGAAATTGCAGCGATTACCGGTTTGAGCCGTGCAGAACTGTATCAATTAAACCCGGGTCATCGTGGTGATCATATTGATCCTGCAAGTCCGCGCCGTATTCTGATTCCTGCTGACTTAAGTCCTTCAGTGGATGAGAAGCTGAAAAAATTATCCGGTTCAGGTGGTTTATGGGCGAGTAACACGAACAGCTTGCCGCGAAATACGACGACAGTGGTGCCCACCAGAGCTGCACCGCCAGAATTAAATACCAAAACGATTACACCTTCTAAACAGACTCCGCCAGCGGTTGTTAGTAATCAGCCTGCAACGACCGTTGCTAAAACAACGACTCCGGCTAAAGCTGCAAGTACGCCACCTGTCGTCACAGCAGCGGTAAGTACCGCGACAACGGCAAATACTGTGACCCAGACTACGAAAAAGATTTCGACGCCTAAAGGCTCATCTGCCTTGGCCAGTTTTGCGGCACAAAGTGATTTGCCAATTCCAAGTGCGCCGCGTATTCCGGTAGCTGTAACACCTGCAGCGCCAGCGAAACAGATTCAGGTCGAACCACCGATTTCGGCAGCTGAGCGTCAGCAAGTTCAGCAGGCGGTCATCGCACAGGATATTCAGAAAACTGTAGATGAAATTCTGCAGCCTGTTGCAACACCGGCAGAACAGGCCCAAGTGGTTGAAGAGCTGAAAGCATTGGCGCCGGCTGGCACAGAAATTGTTGATCCTTATGACGGTAAAATCAAGCTGACTGCCATTCAAACCAGCCTGTCTGTTGCTGAGCAGCAAGGCAAAGAGCTCACCAAAGGCTTTTCTTATCCGAAAGAAGTTGCTGACAATACCACTGCGAACTCGGTTGAAGCCAAGCTAAATCAGGGCAAAAATTACGTCAAGACGGATTCTGAAGTGGTAGTGGTTGCTCCAAAAGGAAAACGCAGTACCTATAAGGTGTTACCAGGTGATAATCTGGCAATGATTGCGGCTAAAAATGGGGTGAACTGGCGTGATGTGGCGAAATGGAACCAGATTGATCCAAATTCTCCACTGTATGTGGGCACCACCATTTATCTGTATGATGCCAAACCTGTACAGGAAGCCAGCAAAGCCAAAGAAAAGCCGGAAACTTATGTCGTTCAGGCCAATGACTCTTTGACTAGCGTAGCGACCCAGTTTGGTTTTAGCGTGAAACAACTGGCTGATTTTAATGGACTGAATAGTAATAGCGGTCTGTTTGTTGGGCAAAAGCTGTCATTGAAAGATACAGGGCAGTCCAAAGCCAAAGTTGAAGACACGAAAAAAGCTGAAACTGTCAAGGTTCAGACCAAATCCTATACAGTGAAACGTGGTGAGTATCTGAAACTGATTGCCGATCGTTATGGGCTTTCAAATGCTGAACTGGCATCCTTGACTTCAGGTCTGACTGCCGGTAGCAGTCTGATGGTGGGACAGAAAATCAATGTACCACTTCAGGAAGTTGAAGGGCTAACGGCATCTAGCCAGAAAACTGAGCAGAAGTTTGAAAATGTCAAAGTCGATCAGACTGCGACTGAAAACTATCAGGTCAAACGCGGTGAAACCCTGTATAGCATTGCCAGTCAAAGCAAGCTGAGTGTTTCTGAACTGGCTGCATTGAATGGGTTGTCTGCCAATAGTGGTTTACGTATAGGTCAGACCATCAAGATTCCAGCCGGCAGTCAGATCCCTGAAACCTATACGGTTCAATCGGGTGATACGTTGACTGGCATTGCCGCAAGATACAATCTGTCAATGGACCAGGTGGCGAGCCTGAATGGCATGTCACGTAATGCCGGTTTGCGTGTGGGACAACGCCTGAAACTGAGTGGTGACGTGACAGAGCCGGTATCTGAAGTGGTTGTGGAAACTGCGGCAAAAAATACAAAATCGGATTCGCATGTGGTGAAATCAGGCGAAACCTTGAGCTCTATTGCGCGTCAGTATCATTTACAACTGCAATATCTGGCAGATTTGAACGGCCTGAATACCAATAGCACAGTGCGTATTGGTCAGCGTTTAAAAATTGAGGGTGACTTTCCGGCAGATAAAAAAGTTGAAGGCGTGAAAGTGGCAGCTAAGCCTGTAGCTTCTAAGGCAACTGAATCCTATACGGTAAAATCCGGTGAATCCCTGAATGTAATTGCCAGCCGTTTAGGCATAAGCGTGACCGACCTGGCTCAGTTAAATAATCTGAGTCCACGCGCAGGATTGCGTGTCAGTCAAACGATCCAGATTCCAAAACTGGTGACGGATTATAAAGTCAAACGCGGTGATACCTTAATCGGTCTGGCTTCACGTTATGGTCTGAACAGCAATGAACTGGCGGAAATGAATGATCTCAAACCAAATACACAATTGCGTATTGGTGATGTGATTAAAGTGCCGAATTAA
- the dnaQ gene encoding DNA polymerase III subunit epsilon encodes MSHTITLYVDGACRGNPGLGGWGAYIVNGQQEHKICGGEDHTTNNRMELTAAIEGILFCDKQDKLVIYTDSKYVKQGITEWIHGWKKKNWKDVKNPDLWQKLDEVCQGRDIEWHWVKGHAGHPGNEMADQLANLGADETLKKSKQSLSMSEDKKKSEPDWLLDDPFGLDLAESEEELEDLPEEIIEVTVEEIVQTEVLATDSNEDASSSDASASTEIHPQIVITPAKLQLHGPRQLILDTETTGFYYQDGDRIIEVGALEMINRKLTGSSIHIYINPKTPVGDSVNVHGITDEFLQDKPLFEEISQVLFDYLHGAEIIAHNATFDMNFLDMEFKRAGFKALSEVCDVTDTLALAKSKHPGQKNSLDALVRRYEIPQRDRTFHGALLDAEILSDVYLAMTGGQVSFDIDALSQSEDQNSRSEMARVEIELPVILPSEQELQEHENWVKQFEEKHGTACLFAK; translated from the coding sequence ATGTCACACACTATCACACTTTATGTTGATGGCGCCTGTCGCGGCAACCCGGGTTTAGGCGGTTGGGGTGCGTACATTGTTAACGGCCAACAAGAACACAAAATCTGTGGCGGTGAAGATCATACCACCAATAACCGTATGGAACTGACGGCTGCGATTGAAGGCATTTTATTTTGTGACAAGCAAGACAAACTGGTGATCTATACCGATTCCAAGTACGTCAAACAAGGCATTACCGAATGGATTCATGGCTGGAAAAAGAAAAACTGGAAAGACGTCAAAAATCCGGATCTGTGGCAAAAACTCGATGAAGTCTGTCAAGGACGCGATATTGAATGGCACTGGGTCAAAGGTCATGCTGGACATCCGGGCAATGAAATGGCCGATCAGCTGGCCAATCTGGGTGCTGATGAAACCCTGAAAAAATCCAAGCAAAGCCTTTCAATGTCTGAAGATAAAAAAAAATCTGAACCCGACTGGTTGCTAGATGATCCTTTCGGTCTGGATCTGGCTGAGAGTGAAGAAGAGCTGGAAGACCTGCCGGAAGAAATCATCGAAGTGACTGTTGAAGAAATTGTACAGACTGAAGTTTTAGCAACGGACAGCAATGAAGATGCTTCATCTTCAGACGCATCTGCCTCGACTGAGATACATCCGCAAATTGTCATTACACCGGCCAAGTTACAGCTGCATGGCCCACGACAGCTGATTCTGGATACTGAAACCACCGGTTTTTATTATCAGGATGGTGACCGGATTATTGAAGTCGGCGCGCTGGAAATGATTAACCGCAAACTGACCGGCAGCTCGATTCATATCTATATCAATCCGAAAACACCGGTCGGCGATTCCGTGAATGTCCACGGGATCACCGACGAATTCCTGCAAGACAAACCGCTGTTTGAAGAAATTTCTCAGGTACTGTTTGACTATTTACACGGCGCGGAAATTATTGCGCATAACGCGACCTTCGATATGAACTTCCTGGATATGGAATTCAAACGCGCAGGTTTTAAGGCGCTCTCCGAAGTCTGTGACGTCACCGATACTCTGGCACTGGCCAAGTCCAAGCATCCAGGGCAGAAAAACTCGCTGGATGCCTTAGTGCGCCGTTACGAGATTCCACAACGCGACCGTACCTTCCACGGTGCCTTGCTCGATGCGGAAATCCTGTCCGATGTTTATCTGGCGATGACCGGTGGACAGGTGTCTTTTGATATCGATGCCCTGTCCCAGTCTGAAGACCAGAACAGCCGTTCAGAGATGGCCAGAGTTGAAATTGAATTACCGGTGATTCTCCCGTCAGAACAGGAATTACAGGAACATGAGAATTGGGTCAAACAATTCGAAGAAAAACATGGAACTGCTTGCCTTTTCGCGAAATAA
- a CDS encoding extracellular solute-binding protein: MRFAHLFKTFRLIWLAPLLVSSSWAALITTPYIALHSQPKYAQAKSLPYANPQAPKGGTLILAADGSFDNLNSMNGKGNVTEGGNYIFDSLLSKSLDEPGVYYPLLAEKVSFDPKKTAFIIFHLNPKARFSNGQPVTAQDVKYSFELFQTQSNFGLQMYLADLNRLEVLSPLQVKMHFKSGHNPEMAMIVAQMPIYSKQEWQKRNFKELTLKPMLGSGPYVIEHIDAGRSISYKRNPRYWGKDLMVNRGRYNFDRIKYRYYRSPEIKFEAFKSGQFTLHEEKQVNRWVKDYQFPAVRQGQVQRYRFQHHNPIPTQSLIFNTRRQPFADIRFRQALSFAYDFEWLNKAMFYGEYQRLNSFFSNSELASHGRPGIQELHILKPHLKQLDPVQRQAVLEDWKYPQSDASGFNRNNLLKARQLLLKAGYRYQQGKLVNAAGQPVQIEFLLHQAEQQRDLMPYLRHLKRLGIQASIRMVETAQYYERLRNYQFDMIVDTMPQSLTPGQEQKQFWGSQAATQPGNYNYAGIRNPAIDAVIQQVTQAQNREQLVNSTRALDRLLRAGYYHILTYGTGEYWYAYWNMYQQPQRKPKLSAGIDYWWVDAAKARHVADYFKQH, translated from the coding sequence ATGAGATTCGCGCATTTATTTAAAACTTTCAGATTGATCTGGCTAGCCCCGCTGCTCGTAAGTAGCAGTTGGGCAGCCCTGATCACCACCCCATATATTGCACTACATAGCCAGCCGAAATATGCCCAGGCCAAATCCCTGCCTTATGCCAATCCGCAAGCACCGAAAGGCGGTACGCTGATTCTGGCAGCTGATGGCAGTTTCGATAATTTGAACAGCATGAATGGCAAGGGCAATGTCACTGAGGGGGGCAACTATATTTTTGACAGTTTGCTGTCCAAGTCACTGGATGAGCCCGGTGTGTACTATCCTTTGCTGGCGGAAAAAGTCAGTTTTGACCCCAAGAAAACTGCCTTTATTATTTTTCATTTAAATCCGAAAGCACGGTTTAGTAATGGCCAGCCGGTAACTGCACAAGATGTCAAATACAGTTTTGAACTGTTTCAGACCCAGTCCAATTTTGGCCTGCAGATGTATTTGGCTGATTTAAACCGGCTGGAAGTCCTGTCACCTTTACAGGTCAAAATGCATTTTAAATCCGGACATAATCCGGAAATGGCGATGATTGTCGCGCAGATGCCCATTTATTCTAAACAGGAATGGCAAAAACGTAATTTTAAAGAATTGACGCTGAAACCGATGCTGGGTTCAGGGCCTTATGTCATTGAACACATAGATGCTGGACGTAGTATTAGCTACAAACGCAATCCCCGATACTGGGGCAAAGACTTGATGGTCAATCGCGGGCGTTATAATTTTGACCGGATCAAGTATCGTTATTATCGTAGTCCTGAAATCAAGTTTGAAGCTTTCAAGTCGGGCCAATTTACCTTGCATGAGGAAAAACAGGTCAACCGCTGGGTGAAAGACTACCAGTTTCCCGCCGTTCGGCAAGGACAGGTGCAGCGTTACCGCTTTCAGCATCACAACCCGATTCCGACCCAGAGTCTGATATTCAATACCCGCCGTCAGCCTTTTGCCGATATCCGTTTCCGCCAAGCCTTGAGTTTTGCCTATGACTTTGAATGGCTGAATAAAGCCATGTTCTATGGTGAATATCAGCGCCTGAACAGCTTTTTTTCCAATAGCGAGCTTGCATCTCATGGACGGCCAGGCATTCAAGAACTGCACATTTTAAAACCCCATTTAAAGCAGCTTGATCCGGTTCAACGTCAGGCGGTACTTGAGGACTGGAAATATCCTCAGTCAGATGCCTCCGGTTTTAACCGGAACAATCTGTTAAAGGCCCGTCAATTGCTATTAAAGGCAGGCTATCGTTATCAACAGGGGAAGTTGGTCAATGCTGCGGGTCAACCGGTACAGATTGAGTTCCTGTTACATCAGGCGGAACAGCAACGTGATCTGATGCCATATCTACGTCATTTAAAACGCTTGGGCATTCAGGCCAGCATTCGTATGGTAGAAACCGCGCAATATTATGAACGGCTGCGGAATTATCAGTTTGATATGATTGTCGATACCATGCCGCAATCCCTGACACCGGGGCAGGAGCAGAAACAGTTCTGGGGCAGTCAGGCCGCCACGCAGCCAGGTAATTATAATTATGCCGGCATTCGAAATCCGGCCATTGATGCCGTCATTCAGCAGGTGACACAGGCTCAAAACCGTGAACAGCTGGTGAATAGTACCCGAGCATTAGACCGTTTACTGCGTGCAGGCTATTATCATATTCTGACTTATGGTACGGGCGAATACTGGTATGCTTACTGGAATATGTATCAGCAGCCGCAACGAAAACCTAAACTCTCCGCCGGGATTGATTACTGGTGGGTCGATGCGGCAAAGGCCAGACATGTGGCTGATTATTTCAAACAGCATTAA